In Rhodococcus sp. OK302, one genomic interval encodes:
- a CDS encoding phosphotransferase family protein → MSEFPGLDLPALQKYLIDSDVAVVGDLRAELISGGKSNLTYGIYDDASSWIVRRPPTAGLTPSAHDVAREFRITSALQGTAVPVAPTVALCEDASVMGASFTVVEFIEGQVIRTKSELDAVPAVQIAQCADELVRVLAALHDVDYNAVGLGELGRPQGYVARQVKLWSGQWGRVKTQDSVDVDRLASKLSELIPAQSESSIVHGDFRIDNTILAAGDVTKVAAVVDWELATLGDPLSDIAMMCVYRHPALDLVLGEPAAWTSPSLPSVVDLAQRYSTVSGRELTDWNFYMALGFFKLAVIAQGIDHRFRAGATVGGGFDTAASSVPELISAGLNALNGKFE, encoded by the coding sequence ATGAGCGAGTTTCCCGGCCTGGATCTCCCAGCTCTGCAGAAGTATCTGATCGATTCCGACGTCGCGGTCGTCGGTGATCTGCGTGCGGAGTTGATCTCCGGCGGCAAATCCAACCTGACCTATGGGATTTACGACGACGCCTCGAGTTGGATTGTGCGTCGTCCGCCTACGGCAGGTTTGACGCCGTCCGCGCATGACGTTGCGCGCGAGTTCCGGATCACTTCCGCTCTACAGGGCACCGCAGTGCCGGTGGCTCCCACGGTGGCGCTGTGTGAGGACGCATCGGTGATGGGGGCGTCCTTTACTGTCGTCGAGTTTATCGAGGGGCAGGTGATTCGAACCAAGTCCGAGCTCGATGCCGTTCCCGCAGTTCAGATCGCGCAGTGCGCCGACGAATTGGTACGAGTGCTGGCTGCTCTCCATGACGTCGACTACAACGCCGTTGGCCTCGGCGAATTGGGCCGTCCACAGGGTTACGTGGCGCGTCAGGTGAAGCTGTGGTCGGGGCAGTGGGGTCGGGTGAAGACGCAAGATTCTGTTGATGTCGACCGGTTGGCGTCGAAGTTGTCGGAACTGATTCCGGCGCAATCGGAATCGTCGATCGTGCACGGCGATTTCCGGATCGACAACACAATTCTTGCCGCTGGCGACGTCACAAAGGTTGCAGCAGTTGTGGACTGGGAACTCGCCACGCTCGGCGATCCGCTGTCCGACATTGCCATGATGTGCGTCTACCGGCATCCCGCATTGGATCTGGTCCTGGGCGAGCCGGCAGCCTGGACCAGTCCGTCGTTGCCGTCCGTTGTCGATCTGGCCCAGCGGTATTCGACGGTCTCGGGCCGCGAGCTCACCGACTGGAACTTCTACATGGCTCTCGGCTTCTTCAAGCTGGCCGTGATTGCGCAAGGAATCGATCACCGGTTCCGTGCCGGAGCGACAGTAGGCGGAGGGTTTGATACCGCAGCATCTTCTGTGCCGGAACTTATCTCAGCTGGATTGAATGCGTTGAACGGAAAATTTGAATGA
- a CDS encoding acyl-CoA dehydrogenase family protein, translated as MAIDLTYAPEVTALIEKTRAFTRDVVLPIEDKHGGDIAVAGGDALRIEMQDAARTAGVFAPHAPIEYGGHGLNMSDRAPVFEEAGYSLFGPTALNIAAPDEGNVHMLAHVASAAQKEQFLAPLARGDMRSAFAMTEPAPGAGSDPAALNTRAEKAPGGWKINGKKWFITGADGAGFFIIMARTSGEPGQRGGATMFLAPAGTPGLIVGRHIGTLDKSMIGGHCEVTFEDLFVPDEAVLGEVDQGFAYAQVRLGPARMTHVMRWLGAARRGHDIAVARVAEREGFGSKLGDLGMIQKMIADNEIDIAASRALLVQACWELDQGGYASNSTSIAKTFAAEAIFRIVDNSVQMCGGMGVSEDLPLARLSREVRPFRVYDGPSEVHRWAIAKRTVGAARRAARDGAR; from the coding sequence GTGGCAATCGATCTGACGTATGCACCGGAGGTGACGGCGCTGATCGAGAAGACGCGCGCCTTCACTCGCGACGTAGTTCTCCCGATCGAAGACAAGCACGGCGGCGACATCGCGGTTGCCGGCGGCGACGCTCTTCGTATCGAGATGCAGGATGCGGCCCGGACCGCCGGTGTCTTTGCTCCCCATGCGCCGATCGAATACGGCGGACACGGGCTGAACATGAGTGATCGGGCGCCGGTTTTCGAGGAAGCCGGATACTCGCTCTTCGGCCCCACCGCGCTGAATATTGCCGCGCCTGACGAGGGCAACGTCCACATGCTTGCTCACGTGGCGAGCGCCGCGCAGAAAGAACAGTTCCTCGCTCCTTTGGCTCGTGGCGACATGCGTTCCGCTTTTGCGATGACGGAACCCGCACCCGGTGCAGGGTCGGACCCCGCTGCATTGAATACCCGAGCAGAAAAGGCTCCGGGCGGCTGGAAGATCAACGGCAAGAAGTGGTTCATCACCGGCGCCGACGGTGCAGGGTTCTTCATCATCATGGCCCGGACTTCGGGTGAACCCGGTCAACGTGGCGGTGCCACAATGTTTCTCGCACCCGCAGGTACTCCCGGATTGATCGTGGGCCGTCACATCGGCACGCTCGACAAGTCCATGATCGGTGGACACTGCGAGGTCACATTCGAGGATCTCTTCGTTCCGGACGAGGCTGTTCTGGGTGAGGTCGACCAGGGTTTCGCCTACGCACAGGTGCGCCTCGGCCCCGCACGCATGACGCACGTCATGCGTTGGCTCGGCGCCGCACGTCGCGGTCACGACATCGCCGTCGCGCGTGTTGCGGAGCGTGAAGGCTTCGGATCCAAGCTCGGTGATCTCGGAATGATCCAGAAGATGATCGCGGACAACGAGATCGACATCGCCGCCAGCCGTGCTTTGCTGGTTCAGGCCTGCTGGGAGCTTGATCAGGGTGGGTATGCGAGCAACTCCACCTCGATCGCCAAGACGTTTGCCGCTGAGGCAATCTTCCGCATTGTCGACAACTCCGTTCAAATGTGCGGCGGCATGGGAGTTTCCGAGGATCTGCCATTGGCGCGACTCTCCCGCGAAGTTCGCCCGTTCCGTGTGTACGACGGACCGTCCGAAGTTCACCGCTGGGCAATTGCCAAGCGCACTGTCGGCGCAGCGCGTCGCGCCGCTCGTGACGGTGCGCGATGA
- a CDS encoding TetR/AcrR family transcriptional regulator gives MTNEPATRGSWRQYEDLGLPKPLAAALEAFVEQGYHGASIRDIAARAGLSVPGLYHHYPSKQALLIGLTTVVMGELLERTGVAETEAGTDPSDRFDAVIESLLRFHMFRREQSFVASSELRSMEPEGRAKYIAQRDAQQKQVDRIVRDGVGSGVFDAAYPEDASRAVVTMCVAVAQWYRPDGELSPDELVERYLGIARCTVGAKRVGM, from the coding sequence ATGACGAACGAACCCGCGACGCGCGGATCCTGGCGGCAATACGAAGACCTGGGTCTGCCCAAGCCCCTCGCGGCAGCATTGGAAGCGTTTGTCGAACAGGGGTACCACGGTGCATCGATTCGAGACATCGCTGCACGAGCCGGGCTTTCCGTGCCAGGGCTCTACCACCATTACCCGTCGAAGCAGGCGTTGTTGATCGGCTTGACGACGGTTGTCATGGGGGAGTTGCTCGAACGAACCGGTGTTGCGGAGACGGAAGCAGGTACGGATCCTTCGGATCGTTTCGACGCCGTCATCGAATCCTTGTTGCGCTTCCACATGTTTCGACGTGAGCAGTCCTTCGTGGCGTCGTCGGAACTTCGGAGTATGGAACCGGAGGGTCGGGCGAAATACATCGCTCAACGTGATGCGCAGCAGAAGCAGGTTGATCGGATCGTGCGGGACGGGGTGGGGTCCGGCGTGTTCGATGCCGCTTATCCCGAGGATGCGAGTCGGGCTGTCGTGACGATGTGTGTGGCGGTGGCGCAGTGGTACCGGCCGGACGGCGAGTTGTCGCCGGATGAGTTGGTGGAGCGGTATTTGGGCATAGCGAGGTGCACGGTGGGTGCGAAGCGGGTGGGGATGTAG
- a CDS encoding SRPBCC family protein: MIHVRHSAVAAVPVDVAFAYIDDYRNVPTWMFGVSEFVPNGEFDQGLGATFDAAMQIGPSTLRSKLEVTEWEKDRIITLSALGGVANSSTWEFTAVDDSNTELSVDFAYKLSDGLAGKALGMLVGPFVENAVRNSEETLRRHLEAEFAARGKS; the protein is encoded by the coding sequence ATGATCCACGTTCGCCATTCCGCGGTTGCTGCCGTACCCGTCGATGTCGCCTTCGCCTATATCGACGATTACCGCAATGTTCCGACGTGGATGTTCGGCGTTTCCGAGTTCGTTCCCAACGGCGAGTTCGATCAGGGCCTCGGCGCAACCTTCGATGCTGCGATGCAAATCGGCCCCAGCACGTTGCGCTCCAAGCTCGAGGTCACGGAGTGGGAGAAGGACCGCATCATCACGCTCTCAGCACTTGGGGGCGTCGCCAATTCGTCTACCTGGGAATTCACTGCGGTCGACGATTCCAACACCGAACTGTCAGTCGATTTTGCCTACAAACTTTCCGACGGACTGGCCGGCAAAGCCTTGGGCATGCTGGTCGGACCATTTGTCGAGAATGCAGTCCGGAACAGTGAAGAAACGTTGCGTCGACACCTCGAGGCGGAGTTCGCCGCACGCGGGAAAAGCTGA
- a CDS encoding TetR/AcrR family transcriptional regulator produces MAATELLRDLPVTARGVRTRASLVAAARTVFERAGYLDARLTDITKEANCSTGSFYTYFDNKEQIFAAVLAVAQEDMLHPGVGRAHDADSPYAVLESSNRAYLTAFRRNAKLMGLLEQVSHIDPAFAKLRRDRGATFINRNARAIERLQAAGKADSSLDPLLASRALSSMVSRFAYSVFVSEEPGADGKPVPFEDVVQTATRIWANALKLSEQP; encoded by the coding sequence ATGGCTGCGACGGAGCTCCTACGTGATCTCCCGGTGACGGCGCGAGGCGTCCGGACTAGGGCATCTCTGGTGGCAGCTGCGCGCACGGTGTTCGAGCGTGCAGGCTATCTCGATGCGCGATTGACGGACATCACCAAGGAAGCGAACTGCTCGACCGGTTCCTTCTATACCTATTTCGACAACAAAGAGCAGATTTTTGCTGCCGTTCTCGCCGTGGCGCAGGAAGACATGCTTCATCCCGGCGTCGGTCGTGCGCATGATGCAGACAGTCCTTATGCCGTGCTCGAATCGAGCAACCGCGCATACTTGACGGCGTTCCGCCGCAACGCCAAGTTGATGGGTCTGCTCGAGCAGGTGTCGCACATCGACCCGGCATTCGCGAAGCTACGACGCGATCGTGGCGCAACATTCATCAATCGGAACGCGAGAGCCATCGAACGGTTGCAGGCGGCTGGGAAAGCGGACAGCTCACTGGACCCGCTTCTGGCTTCGCGAGCGCTCTCGTCCATGGTTAGCCGATTTGCGTACAGCGTGTTCGTGTCCGAAGAGCCTGGTGCGGACGGAAAGCCCGTGCCGTTCGAGGACGTGGTTCAGACAGCAACCCGGATTTGGGCGAACGCGTTGAAGCTGTCCGAACAGCCGTAA
- a CDS encoding SDR family NAD(P)-dependent oxidoreductase has protein sequence MSVLDKFSLTDRVVIVTGASSGLGVAFAKAAAEAGADVVLAARRIDKLEDTAKLVRDAGREALCVATDIVDPAQAQNMVDAAMEKFGRVDVLVNNAGVGAAVPATRETPDQFRAVIDINLNGSYWAAQACGRVMLPGSSIVNISSILGLTTAGLPQAAYAASKAGIVGLTRDLAQQWGARKGIRVNAIAPGFFKTEMTDQYNDGYLDAMAPRLILGRMGDPEELAATMVWLASEAGGYVTGQTIAVDGGITIT, from the coding sequence ATGTCTGTTCTCGACAAGTTTTCCCTGACCGATCGAGTAGTCATCGTGACCGGTGCGTCGTCGGGTCTCGGTGTGGCGTTTGCGAAAGCCGCCGCAGAAGCCGGCGCCGACGTCGTGCTTGCCGCGCGTCGTATCGACAAGCTTGAAGACACCGCCAAGTTGGTTCGTGACGCCGGCCGCGAGGCACTGTGCGTAGCCACCGACATCGTCGATCCGGCCCAGGCTCAGAATATGGTCGACGCTGCGATGGAGAAGTTCGGCCGCGTGGACGTGCTCGTCAACAACGCCGGCGTGGGTGCTGCGGTTCCGGCGACCCGCGAGACGCCTGATCAATTCCGGGCAGTCATCGACATCAACCTCAACGGCTCCTACTGGGCTGCGCAGGCGTGCGGCCGCGTGATGCTGCCGGGCAGTTCGATCGTGAACATCTCGAGCATCCTCGGACTCACCACTGCCGGACTTCCGCAAGCGGCCTATGCCGCGAGTAAAGCGGGGATCGTCGGATTGACCCGGGATCTGGCTCAGCAGTGGGGCGCGCGCAAGGGGATCCGGGTCAATGCCATCGCGCCCGGATTCTTCAAGACGGAAATGACCGATCAATACAACGACGGCTACCTCGACGCGATGGCTCCCCGGCTGATTCTCGGTCGGATGGGCGATCCCGAAGAACTCGCTGCAACCATGGTGTGGCTTGCTTCCGAAGCCGGTGGATACGTCACCGGACAGACCATTGCCGTCGACGGTGGGATCACGATCACCTGA
- a CDS encoding acyl-CoA dehydrogenase family protein codes for MRRTLYGPDHEAFRESVREFVNRNILPVAEKLIDQRFIDREIWLKAGRNGFLGLEVPEAYGGSEAGDYRFNAVFIEELSRASAAVASSFSIHADIVAPYLVKLTTEEQKQRWLPKFCTGEMLTAIGMTEPSGGSDLAALKTTAVKDGDDWIINGSKTFITNGYNADLVVVAARTSPEKKSKGITLFAVEAGMEGFERGRKLDKVGQHESDTAELFFENVRVPSNNIIGELDGGFIHMMQLLPQERIGAAISNIAHAVPILEETIQYAKDRKAFGQPIGSLQWNKFLLADLVTRVDVTQAYVDNCVAAHGAGELTAIDAAKAKWWTAQVQNEILDHCVQLHGGYGYMTEYRAARAWMDARVTKIWAGSNEIMKELIGRDLGL; via the coding sequence ATGCGTCGCACTCTGTACGGACCCGATCACGAGGCATTTCGCGAATCCGTTCGTGAATTCGTCAACCGGAACATCCTCCCGGTCGCAGAGAAGCTGATCGACCAGCGCTTCATCGATCGTGAGATTTGGCTCAAGGCCGGCCGCAACGGCTTCCTCGGCCTCGAGGTTCCCGAGGCATACGGTGGAAGCGAAGCTGGCGACTACCGTTTCAATGCTGTTTTCATAGAAGAGCTTTCGCGTGCCAGCGCCGCCGTCGCATCGAGTTTCAGTATCCACGCCGACATTGTTGCGCCCTACCTCGTCAAGCTCACCACCGAAGAGCAGAAGCAGCGTTGGCTTCCCAAGTTCTGTACCGGTGAAATGCTTACCGCGATCGGTATGACCGAACCTTCCGGTGGATCCGACCTCGCAGCCCTCAAGACCACCGCGGTCAAGGACGGCGACGACTGGATCATCAACGGCTCCAAGACTTTCATCACCAACGGCTACAACGCCGACCTCGTGGTCGTCGCCGCTCGCACCAGCCCGGAGAAGAAGTCCAAGGGCATCACACTCTTTGCCGTCGAAGCCGGCATGGAAGGTTTCGAGCGTGGCCGCAAGCTCGACAAGGTCGGCCAGCACGAGTCCGACACCGCCGAACTGTTCTTCGAGAACGTCCGCGTGCCGTCGAACAACATCATCGGTGAGCTCGACGGCGGCTTCATCCACATGATGCAGTTGCTGCCGCAGGAACGCATCGGAGCGGCTATCTCCAACATTGCGCATGCCGTCCCGATTCTCGAAGAGACAATCCAATATGCCAAGGACCGCAAGGCTTTCGGACAGCCCATCGGATCGTTGCAGTGGAACAAATTCCTGCTCGCAGATCTGGTGACGCGCGTCGACGTAACCCAGGCGTATGTCGACAACTGCGTCGCCGCCCACGGTGCCGGTGAGCTGACCGCTATCGACGCAGCCAAGGCCAAGTGGTGGACCGCGCAGGTCCAGAACGAGATCCTCGATCACTGCGTCCAGTTGCACGGTGGCTACGGCTACATGACCGAGTACCGCGCAGCGCGTGCGTGGATGGATGCCCGCGTCACCAAGATCTGGGCAGGATCCAATGAAATCATGAAGGAACTCATCGGCCGCGACCTCGGCCTGTAG
- a CDS encoding TetR/AcrR family transcriptional regulator, which translates to MSDSPDAVISTSKAAARIRAAAVDAFADAGYGGTTTRDIAARLDMSPAAMYPHYRSKEELLFAISYEGHTEALKVVEDADLPGEGPSVRLRELISVFASWQASHHCLARVVQYELTALTPDHYRTVVALRRNMTQVVRNAVDSGVSSGEFTIPDAEGVTLALMSLCVDVCRWFPAGNYTDPKDIGNLYGDLALRMVGAS; encoded by the coding sequence TTGAGCGATTCACCTGATGCGGTGATCAGCACCTCCAAAGCAGCAGCACGTATCCGCGCGGCCGCCGTCGACGCCTTCGCCGACGCCGGATACGGCGGAACGACGACACGCGACATTGCCGCCCGTCTCGACATGAGCCCGGCCGCGATGTACCCGCACTACCGCTCGAAAGAAGAGCTTCTTTTTGCCATCAGCTACGAAGGCCACACCGAAGCTTTGAAAGTCGTTGAGGACGCTGATCTTCCCGGAGAGGGCCCGTCCGTACGACTTCGAGAACTGATCAGCGTTTTCGCCAGCTGGCAGGCGTCCCACCATTGCTTGGCCCGCGTCGTCCAATACGAATTGACCGCACTCACGCCGGATCACTACCGGACCGTAGTTGCCTTGCGCCGCAATATGACCCAGGTGGTCAGAAACGCAGTCGACTCAGGCGTTTCTTCCGGCGAGTTCACCATCCCCGACGCCGAAGGCGTGACCCTGGCCTTGATGTCACTGTGCGTCGACGTGTGCCGGTGGTTCCCGGCCGGCAACTACACCGACCCCAAAGACATCGGAAACCTGTACGGGGACTTGGCTTTGCGGATGGTCGGGGCGAGCTGA
- a CDS encoding heme peroxidase, which translates to MPTTADVHVALLTQRCDTDLGDPDLWFRPDGYPHSLALCTIDSISSTGAHYNSVKNILRHYIDYRIAQGGNADTDNAGALLGTFDELGGPQAWAAMTNNRKPTSTAKGAPLKAAAIHEAAGRLRELGIDSTDDLRAADADALADAKKAWATVPGQRSGLTWNYFLMLAGIPGVKADRMVIRYVADAIGTTPENVSATDAAMLVKAVAEKSGHNVTHLDHAIWRFESGRSVNQQS; encoded by the coding sequence ATGCCCACAACAGCAGATGTTCACGTTGCCCTCCTGACACAGCGCTGCGATACCGACCTCGGCGACCCCGACCTGTGGTTCCGCCCCGACGGCTACCCCCACAGTCTCGCCCTGTGCACCATCGACTCGATCTCATCCACCGGCGCGCACTACAACTCCGTCAAAAACATTCTGCGGCACTACATCGACTACCGAATTGCGCAAGGCGGCAATGCCGACACCGACAATGCCGGCGCCCTGTTGGGTACCTTCGACGAACTCGGCGGTCCACAGGCGTGGGCCGCGATGACGAACAATCGCAAACCGACCTCGACCGCCAAAGGCGCCCCGCTCAAGGCTGCGGCCATTCACGAGGCAGCCGGGCGGCTGCGCGAGCTGGGAATCGACAGCACCGACGACCTCCGCGCAGCCGACGCCGACGCCCTCGCCGACGCGAAGAAAGCCTGGGCCACCGTACCTGGCCAGCGTTCCGGCCTCACCTGGAACTACTTCCTGATGCTCGCCGGCATTCCCGGGGTGAAAGCCGATCGCATGGTCATCCGCTACGTCGCCGACGCGATCGGCACCACTCCGGAGAACGTGAGCGCAACCGATGCCGCGATGCTCGTGAAAGCGGTCGCCGAAAAATCCGGCCACAACGTCACCCACCTCGATCACGCGATCTGGCGATTCGAATCGGGCAGATCTGTAAACCAACAGAGCTGA
- a CDS encoding DUF3293 domain-containing protein codes for MATKVNWAAITTESILTAIADHDRKGQQQFLSDAGFRPSKNFRLVHQGRFYSSKAIVGVANGHAGDLFLRSGDFTGGKAAVVKNLDTLGFVVDYRDEDGATGGLLWDLATTHTYTHTDGVVRAPYKYIVLLWAIARRQRGLDSAPALRDVRTELGTLLAAFAVADTTPQPEYPWIALDGHSWWEIHIPESLRDTPRRQLRSRSIADDLRGGLSQTVSERIDTDPKWTREAVALLTTLITESGAPGSIDELRSSLNLNPVPTPAVERHYAPKPSDPLVQHVKVTVQRRSVERNDATEFTTAAPDPEQERRALRREAALQNLYVAYRESRGCVVSSRSITIDDRTEMPTVLSIDVFDDTAETLIEAKVDVRRETLRTALGQILDYARHVPHQHTALLLPEAPTVDMTALLYDHGVDIITPVGTVVDSDGVITAVDSFTINRSPRSLSVLAADDQLWNDYSQAAIDLHLPTGTIRITPTDPVTDGDPGHKIIGSDILPDEPLHILAACHPGEDPESSTAIARYQQLREHLHARGYTIWDATGGSADLEYSEPSIVVSGLSDIGAMQIGADFGQVALFTLTRHYLTLQACTSSRTTIRRYALTR; via the coding sequence GTGGCTACAAAGGTGAACTGGGCAGCAATCACAACCGAATCGATCCTGACGGCAATTGCCGATCACGACCGAAAAGGGCAACAACAATTCCTGTCCGACGCAGGATTCCGCCCATCCAAGAACTTCAGACTGGTACACCAAGGGCGCTTTTACAGCTCGAAAGCGATCGTCGGTGTCGCCAACGGTCATGCCGGCGACCTGTTTCTTCGCAGCGGCGACTTCACAGGAGGCAAGGCTGCCGTCGTGAAAAACTTGGATACACTCGGATTCGTCGTCGACTACCGTGACGAAGACGGCGCTACCGGTGGACTGCTGTGGGATCTGGCCACCACCCACACCTACACGCACACCGACGGTGTTGTCCGGGCGCCGTATAAGTACATCGTGCTGCTCTGGGCCATCGCCCGCCGTCAACGCGGTCTCGACTCGGCCCCGGCACTGCGTGATGTGCGCACCGAACTCGGCACGCTCCTCGCGGCATTCGCGGTCGCCGACACCACCCCTCAACCGGAATATCCGTGGATCGCGTTGGACGGACATTCCTGGTGGGAAATCCACATTCCCGAAAGCCTTCGCGATACACCTCGACGTCAACTGCGCAGCCGCAGCATCGCCGACGACCTCCGCGGCGGACTCAGTCAAACGGTATCCGAACGTATCGACACCGACCCGAAATGGACACGCGAAGCGGTTGCGCTCCTCACGACCTTGATCACCGAATCCGGCGCGCCAGGGTCGATCGACGAACTGCGCTCCAGTCTGAACCTCAATCCCGTCCCCACTCCCGCCGTCGAGCGGCACTACGCTCCGAAGCCGTCCGATCCTCTTGTCCAGCATGTGAAGGTGACTGTGCAAAGGCGGTCGGTCGAACGCAACGATGCCACCGAATTCACCACTGCTGCGCCCGACCCCGAGCAGGAACGACGAGCACTGCGACGCGAAGCGGCACTGCAGAACCTGTACGTCGCGTATCGCGAATCCAGGGGTTGCGTCGTCAGCTCACGCAGCATCACGATCGATGACCGAACCGAAATGCCCACAGTTCTGTCGATCGATGTGTTCGACGACACCGCCGAGACCTTGATCGAAGCCAAAGTCGATGTCCGGCGTGAAACCCTGCGCACCGCACTCGGACAGATCCTTGACTACGCCCGGCACGTCCCGCACCAACACACAGCTCTCCTGCTACCCGAAGCGCCCACGGTGGACATGACTGCGCTGCTGTACGACCATGGCGTCGACATCATCACCCCAGTCGGCACGGTCGTCGACTCCGACGGAGTGATCACTGCAGTCGACTCGTTCACTATCAACAGAAGTCCACGATCACTGTCCGTCCTCGCTGCCGACGACCAACTCTGGAATGACTATTCGCAGGCCGCTATCGACCTTCACCTCCCCACCGGCACCATACGTATCACCCCGACCGACCCGGTCACGGACGGCGATCCCGGACACAAAATCATCGGTAGCGACATCCTTCCGGACGAACCGCTACACATCTTGGCCGCGTGCCACCCCGGCGAGGATCCCGAAAGTTCGACTGCCATCGCCCGATACCAGCAACTACGGGAACACCTGCACGCACGCGGATACACCATCTGGGATGCTACCGGCGGCAGTGCCGACCTCGAGTACAGCGAGCCGAGCATCGTCGTCTCAGGACTCTCCGACATCGGGGCCATGCAGATCGGAGCCGATTTCGGACAGGTCGCACTGTTTACCCTGACCAGGCACTATTTGACTCTCCAGGCCTGCACAAGCAGCCGCACCACGATTCGTCGCTACGCTCTCACCCGGTAA
- a CDS encoding RNA polymerase sigma factor: MDEQAGTSVESVFREERGRLLASLVRRFGDLDLAEEVTSDAIEAALVHWPVDGVPAKPGAWLLTTARRKAVDRLRRDQAYAARLAVLQVDVDRADPAPPHADGELPDERLQLFFTCSHPALAEDDRIALTLRCLGGLTTPEVARAFLVPPATMAQRIVRAKKKIRQARIPFRTPSIDELPERLPGVLQVIYSVFTEGYAASSGPDLQRVDLAVEAIRLARILRGLLPDQREISGLLALMLLVHARRDTRTDSSGGIVLLEDQDRECWDRSMIEEGSDLVVVALTGGAPGPYGVQAAIAALHDEATDVESTDWPQICALYGVLLTLTPSPVVAVNRAVAVAMRDGAAVGLAALDALSEEPKLADYHPYHLARGELLARLGRTDAAVSAYQRALNVVGSEPERAFLERRLAETTPDRE, encoded by the coding sequence GTGGACGAGCAGGCCGGGACCTCTGTCGAGTCCGTGTTCCGGGAGGAACGCGGACGGCTGCTGGCCTCGCTCGTCCGCCGTTTCGGTGATCTTGATCTGGCCGAGGAGGTCACCTCGGACGCCATCGAAGCTGCGTTGGTCCACTGGCCGGTGGACGGAGTGCCCGCCAAACCGGGCGCGTGGTTGTTGACGACGGCTCGTCGCAAAGCCGTCGACCGACTTCGGCGCGATCAGGCCTATGCGGCACGTTTGGCGGTGTTGCAGGTGGATGTTGATCGAGCCGATCCGGCGCCACCTCATGCAGACGGTGAGCTGCCGGACGAGCGGCTGCAGCTGTTCTTCACGTGCTCGCACCCGGCGCTCGCCGAAGACGACCGCATCGCACTCACCCTGCGGTGCCTCGGCGGGCTGACGACGCCTGAGGTGGCGCGGGCGTTCCTCGTGCCTCCGGCAACGATGGCGCAGCGGATTGTTCGAGCGAAGAAGAAGATCCGCCAGGCCAGGATTCCGTTCCGAACTCCCAGCATCGACGAACTGCCCGAGCGTCTTCCGGGGGTTCTGCAGGTGATTTATTCAGTGTTCACGGAGGGCTATGCCGCCAGTTCCGGTCCGGACTTGCAGCGCGTCGACCTGGCGGTGGAGGCCATCCGGTTGGCGCGAATCTTGCGCGGGTTGCTTCCCGACCAGCGCGAGATTTCCGGACTCCTGGCGCTCATGCTGCTGGTGCATGCGAGACGGGATACGCGAACGGATTCGAGTGGCGGCATCGTGTTGCTCGAAGACCAGGACCGTGAGTGTTGGGATCGGTCGATGATCGAGGAGGGCAGCGATCTGGTTGTTGTCGCACTGACTGGGGGAGCGCCGGGGCCGTACGGAGTGCAAGCCGCGATCGCAGCACTGCACGATGAGGCAACGGACGTGGAGAGTACGGATTGGCCTCAGATCTGTGCGTTGTACGGAGTGCTGCTGACACTGACGCCCTCGCCGGTGGTGGCAGTGAATCGCGCTGTCGCAGTGGCGATGCGCGATGGTGCTGCAGTGGGTCTGGCAGCTTTGGACGCTTTGTCCGAGGAGCCGAAACTTGCCGACTACCACCCGTACCATCTCGCGCGCGGCGAATTGTTAGCTCGGTTGGGTCGAACCGACGCAGCCGTCTCGGCCTATCAACGGGCGTTGAATGTGGTTGGTAGTGAACCGGAACGGGCGTTCTTGGAGCGACGACTCGCTGAGACGACGCCGGACCGTGAGTAG
- a CDS encoding YciI family protein, with protein MKYMLLIYTAPGGDTEPQCTFEDWQLYDKEMKDAGVWVSGDALADLSTTTTVRVSQSGEKTVTDGPFAETREILGGYDVIDVPDLDAALAWAARCPGARDGGSVEVRPLAGFGD; from the coding sequence ATGAAGTACATGTTGCTCATTTACACCGCACCCGGCGGAGACACCGAACCTCAGTGCACCTTCGAGGACTGGCAGCTTTACGACAAAGAAATGAAGGACGCCGGCGTCTGGGTGTCCGGCGACGCCCTCGCTGATCTGAGCACCACGACGACGGTTCGGGTCTCGCAGTCCGGGGAAAAGACTGTCACCGATGGACCTTTTGCCGAAACCCGCGAGATCCTCGGCGGCTACGACGTCATCGACGTTCCCGATCTGGATGCGGCGCTTGCGTGGGCCGCGCGGTGCCCCGGCGCGCGCGACGGCGGAAGCGTCGAAGTGCGTCCGCTGGCCGGGTTCGGGGACTGA